TTTTAAAAAGAATATTTGGCAAGCCGGAGGGTAAGAATGAAAAGCTCGTTCCGGTTTCCCCGGTTCAACAGGATGGTCAGGAGGAAGACGACCCACGGTCGTTCCTTGATGTGATCAGCGATTTTGCCAGCCAGGTTAATGAAAGTAAGCATCAATCGTATGGCGGCGAAATGCACGGGGAACTGCCCGATCTTAAGGCGCATGATTTTCCTGAAGCGCTAATGCCGGAGGATACGATCAGAAAAATAAATGAACTTCGCCTGATCATCAGGTCTATTGAAAGCAGGCCTGTTTCCGATACTGAAATTACACTTTCTCGCCCGTATAAAATAAATTATACGGCAGAACTCAACCGGGCTCAGCTCGAAGCGGTGACTTCCATAAATGGTCCGGTGCTTGTAATTGCGGGTGCCGGGAGCGGTAAAACACGCGTTATCGTATACAGGGTTGCCTATATGATTGAAAACGGTGTTTTCCCCCAGGATATTCTATTATTGACCTTTACACGAAAAGCAGCCGCCGAAATGATTGGCCGTGTTCAGGAAATCCTTAAAGAGAACAGCGTTCAAAAGATCTTCGGAGGAACTTTCCATTCATTTTCAAATTATGTTCTCCGGAAGTACGCGAATATGCTTAACCTTTCATCAAACTTTACCATTATCGATACGGAAGATTCGGCAGACACTATTGATCTGATCAAAAGTGAACTGAAAATGGTAAAGAAAGACAAAGCTTTTCCGAAAAAACACCGGATACAGGATATCATTTCTTCATCAAGAAACAGGAATCTTACTATTCGTTATGTTATAGAAAATGAATTTTCAGGATTGAATGATTTTATACCGCAGATTGAACTGATTGCACAAGCCTATGAGAAATACAAAAAGATTTGCAATCTCTTCGATTACGATGACCTGATGGATGTTCTGCGTGATTCACTGCGGGATAACCTGCAGTTCAGGATAAAAATGCAGCAGGAATACAAGTATATTATGGTGGATGAATACCAGGATACAAATGTTGTGCAGAAGGAAATCGTTGAATTGTTGACCGGAAGGCAGCAGAATGTAATGATCGTGGGAGACGACGCCCAGAGTATATACTCGTTCAGGGGTGCCAATTATGAGAACATTTTGCGTTTTCCCCAACAGTATCCTGATTGCCGGGTGATAAAAATTGAGGAGAACTATCGCAGCAATCAGAACATTCTTGATTTTACGAACGATATTATCCGCAATGCCCACATCGGTTACAAGAAGAAGCTTTATTCAAGGATCGCCAGGCAGGGACTTCCTTTCGTAAAGAAATTCTATGATCAGCAAACCGAAGCTGATTATATTGTGACCAAAATTCTCGAATTCCGTGAAAAGGGAATCAGTCTGAACCAGGTCGCTGTTCTGGTAAGGGCCTTCTGGCATGCCCGCTATATTGAAATCGAGCTGAACCGAAGGGGAATTCCTTATGTGGCCGTCGGTGGTCTGGCTTTCAACGAAAGAAAGCATGTTAAGGATATCATTTCGTACCTGCGGATCGTTCAGAACCCTTATGACGCCGTTGCATGGCACAGGATCCTGAAATATCTGCCGGGAGTGGGACTTATAACAGCCAGGAAGATCATTGAAAGGATAAATGCCGAGAAACAGTTTACTATCAGTTCGTTTGAAAACAGCAAATTTGCCGAAGGCCTGAAGGAGCTCACCTCCATGCTCAATAAAGCATCAAGGCCGGAGTTATCAGTGTCTGCAAGAATTGAAATAATTAAAGAATATTACTCGCCTATATTGCAGGCCACTGAACATGATTACCAGGTGCGACTTCTCGATATCGATGTCCTGATTGACCTTTCGTTAAAATACGAATCACTGAACCGGTTCCTTACAGATTTTGCGCTGGATCCTCCGTCGAAGAAATTCGGCGACAGGTCTACTCCTCTCATTGATGAAACTGAGGACAAACCATTGACTATTTCAACAATTCATTCGGCCAAGGGGTTGGAATGGTATGCCGTCATCATTCCGCATGCGCTGGACGGGCTTCTGCCATCGGTGAGGGCGTTAAAGAATATTGAAGAGCTTGAAGAGGAAAGAAGGCTCTTTTATGTAGCCTGCAGCCGTGCAAAGCAGGAACTTCTTATCACCATGCCATCATATGTAGCCACTTACCAGGGCTTCCTCTCCTACCCCAGCCGGTTTCTGGTGGAGATTGAAAAAGGGAAGTATAGTTATGAGTAATGTGCTAATGAGTTAATGTGCCAATGTGCCAATTTGAAAATAGTGAGATATTAATTAGCACATTGGCACATTGGCACATTGGCAAATTAGCACATTATAATTAATTCGTATAAAACACAACTGCGGCCACGGCAACAGCAGTGAGAAACAATCCCATAGGCAACAGCAGTTTTAATTCGGTCATTGGCTTCAGGTCATGATTTTCAAAGCTTCGTTGCAGGTTTCTTAAACTCAGGAATAATCCGGTCAAAATTGCAATGGCCTGGATCCAGGGAATATATTGCGGTATGAGCTGATGCCAGGGTATGTTAGCTGTTCCGAAGAAATCCCATCCCCAGCCGAACGGATCCGAAAGTGACTGTTCAATAAAAGTAACATTCACAAAAAGCATAGGGATTACAAAAGAGATCCACAACATCAGTCCCAGTGGCAACAGCGATCCCGAAAAATGAAGAAAAGTGATCTTCCTGCCTGAATCTTTTTCAGACAATCGTATGCCTGCTTCAGCAGCCAGCCAAACAAGGGCCGGCACGATAAGCAATACGAACACCCACATGATTACTGAATAGATTCCGAAAAGATCCCAGTTCTTTTTATCGATAATATTGATGAAATCCCTTATGCCGGGCCAATGACCTTCATATAAAATACTGTATACAATCGAAAGGGCAAATATGGCTATAGTCTGCCAGGCCTGTGCAAGACTACGGGTTGACAACTCATTGGCAAAAGGCCTTGTGTAGATGGTCACATTATCATAGGCACAGCTTCTTGTACATTCCAGGCAAAGTCCGCAATCCGAGCCTTCTTCAATTTTTCCTGCATCCAGACCATATGGACATGCCCATCCGTAATCACTTCCGTTTTTGCATGATTTTTTCCTGCATTTGCTGCATACTGAACCCGACCTGGAATGCAGGACGATTTTACTGGTTCTGGAAAAAGGTCCTACAAAAACACTAACGGGACAAAGATACCGGCAAAAAGCGCGATGTTCCCAAATGAGTGCTAAAACCGTAGGAACAAGAAGAAGAAGGAACACAGTAACTCCTGAGGCAAAAGGTACTGCAACCAGGGTAGTTGAAAAGGTGGCAAAAACCATAAAGACGAAGAGCTTCGGCCATTCGTTGCTGAGCCGTTCAGGCCATTTGATCCATAACCCGTGCCTTTTGCCCTCATTTCCGTTATCGGGTCCGAAGAACGTATGCCTCTGAAACCAGTCGCCGAAAAACGGCAAAGGGCATATGGTACACCATATCCTGCCGAACAGAGGGGTCAGAACGGCAACAAGTACGAAAAGCCAGACAGCCCACATAAGAAGAACACCCAGGTTGCGCCCTGAAACCTTAGTCCCCAATGCCGTTGTCAATATCACTATGTAAATCATCACCATGGCCAGGATGGTCAGGATGAACTGGGGCCATCGTGATACGACCAGGTTACGTATGAATTTACTTTTCAGCAGGTCTCTGCCGTTATCAGTGCCGCCTGATACCAGTTTTAATGAAGGTTTTCTGAAAAAGCCGTATATCCATAAAAACAGGACAGCGGCAAGGCAGCCCAGGCTGAAGAGTAAAAGTGTATTCGGAAGAATAATGAGTTTTCCCTGTTCAAATGCATGCATAGGGCCACACCACACATGGCACCTGTAATTGCTGCGTGAAACAAGGTAATTTTGTATGCCCGGATGATGTGCAACAAGGATGACTTCTCTTGTATCAACCGGTGCCATGGAAGGATTGCTGACACTGAAAACAGAAACATCATCCCTGGAAGGACTTACCTTGGCATCCACGTCAAATTCTTCGAGATAGAAGGAGTGGCCGGTATCGCGGGTCTTAAAGTTCAGATGCAATGTATCACCCCTGTGACACCGAATAACGGATGGTTCCTTTCCATAGCGAAAACTGGTTACGGTAATGTGACGGCCTGCAGGTTGAACGGTGAAGAACTGGCCAATGAAAGCAACAAGAATACCAACAAGCGGAATGAAAAGTTTTTTCACCTGAAAATCATCTTTTGAGATTCCCATTGTTCAACCAAACAGTGACCCTGCTCATACGGTCATATGGAGGATAAGCATGCATACCGCCTGTCACGAAATCCATCAGTCCGTCCTTGTTAAAATCGGCCATTTCAAGAGTGATGACATGAGTAGGGTTATTGGTTATATCATGTTCTGTGAACTGCTGTTTCCCGTTATTCTCAAGCCAGATCATGCTCATGGATTCCGGCTTGTCCCAAAGGTTGAATGCACTTACGGCAAAGAGGTCAAGGTCGCCGTCCTGGTCGATATCGATAGGACGTGCATTATATGCGCCAATGAAATTGCACAGCCTGTGAAACTCGAATACCAGGTCTCCTTTATTTTCAAGCCATTGAACACCATGCCAGGGTCTTCCCTGAGGAGGTATATAATCGAATGCATCTCCGTTTGTATACAGGATATCAAGGTCATTGTCCCTGTCAAGATCGCTCAGATATATTCCGCTTGAACCGAAGTCTTCATTGCTGGATCCAAAAATAAGCTTCGTTGTAAAATTGCCTTTCCCGTCATTTACAAAAAGATAAATTTCCTCCCATTCCTGGCTTATGAGCGACAGAATATCAAGATCACCATCCTTATCTATATCGCTGAGTTCAACATTTATTCCGCCTGACAAGTGCTGCAGAATATGGCTTTCAAATTTCCAATTGCCAAGGTTCTCTATCCATCTTGTTTCTCCGTCATCGTAACCAAACTGTGCAACGGCAAGGTCCATATCACCGTCACCATCCAGGTCGCCTGCCCTTACATCGGAAACACGGGCAATTTTGTCGGCAACATTATGTTTGATAAAAGTGCAATCGCCTTTATTTTCGAGCACAAGCACAGTGCCGATCTTATCGTTGCTCGGGAAAAGCAATCCCAGCACAGCAACCATAATATCCTTGTCGCCGTCACCATCGAAATCTGATACCTGAACATGAGCGGGAGCTATAAAACCGGATGCAAGCACTTTTTCCTTATAGGTATTCAATGGATATTGCCTGATCCATGAAATCGTGTTGCTCAGAGCGTCGCATATAATGATATCCTGCAGACTGTCTCCATCAAGGTCAGTCACCGTGAGATTAGAAATCAGGGGTGGCTGAGTTATAGCGTCACCTACCGGCATAGGTTTCAGAAAATCGATCTTTGCACCTTTCGCGGTTTCAATATCTGCTTCTTTCTTCTGGCCTGTCCGGTTGGTAATCCTGTGTAAAACTTCTTTAACCGTAATACCGCTTCGTTTAGCCTGTAAATTAAGTATAACTACAGGTAAACCTATAATAATGGCAAGGACAAGAATAACGGAGATAATATTTTTAGTTATTGAATTCTTTCGGTTTGTAGTTTTATGTTTCGGCATGATTAATGGCATTAGTTTTTTATGCATCTGACCGATGCTCCATAGATTTTCTCGTATGTCATGAAATTGATATCACATTTCGGATAATTAAGAACCCTTAGCCATGCACTGATTTCATCATTGGAGGTAGATGACCACCAGTAACCGAAACTGCCTGAACCATAAAAAACACCTGACCTGTTCCGGCAACCCGAAGGCAATCCGTTAAAAGACCCCACTTTGTTTTCCTTGTCAAGCCTGTTATCGATTCTAAGTATCATAGCCGATTTTACACTACCACCCAACAAATTGATCATAGCCGTCCATTCATCATCGGTTGTAACATGCCAGCCCTTCGGGGCTAATCCACGGGGATCAGTAACGGCATACCAGTTATATAATAAACCCTGCTTATCCGCGTTTTTGTCATTGCCATCCGGATAGCACCATGCCGGTTTTCCCTGCATTCCGAAATTAACCCACTCCTCATCAGTTCGGGCAAACGGAATGTCATCCCCGTTCCTGAAATGCAAAACGCGGAGATTTTCAGCCATCCAGATCTGGTTGCCGATCTTTAGTTTTTCATATGAATTACCGTCTGAATCCTTTATTGTATGGCTGCATGATAATAGAAAAAGAACGGATGTAAAGCAACAGAAAGGAAAAAAAATAAACTTCATTTTAGGTTTTTCTCAGATTAACTTCAACTCAATATTTAAGGGAGAATGTAGATTCCATTCAGATTATCTTTTCTTTTATGTAAAAAACGGATGCTCACTCCAAAAGACACCGCTACCGGTTTACCGTTTATGGTTCCGGATTTCCATGAAGGCATTCCGGATAAGGCCCTGATGCACTCATCATCCATATCCTTCCTTACACTCCTTTTAATGCTGACCTCTTCAGGTTTGCCTTCGGATGAAATCACAAAACGGGCAATAACCCTGCCTTCATATCCCTCGTTTGCTGCAGATTTCGGATACCGGATTGTTTTCCTCAGATAGCTTTCAAAGGCATCCTGACCACCAGGGAATTCAGGCATATTTTCACAGAACATATAAACGGTGTCATTGGAATGTCCGTAAGTAGTGTCAATTATGAAGTCATCGGGAGCTTTAACAGTATCTGTAAGCGATATAGAATCGGAAACAACCAAAGATACAGATTTATCAGGGTTAGTTATACATGCACCTGCCAGATTGAACAGAATAATTGTAATTACGATTAATCGCATTTCGAAAAACTAAGAAATAGTACTTTTCAGATCAAAGCTAAAACGACTTTTCAATCAGGACACCAATAATCGACGAAACCCTAAAATGTGTGTACATAAAATTTAATTATATGTACCACCGGAAAACCTCATTATGTCATAATGATGAATTTTATGGCTGTTTTTTTAGTATTTTGTATCGCACTTTACAACCCAAAATTTCACATTATGAAAAAACTAAGTCTGCTGACCATTTGCATTTCCTTCATTTTCCTCTTTACAACCTGCGAAAAGGATAGCAACACAAAACCTTCTCAAAAAGAATCAAAGGTTTTTGATGTCACCTATACGGATAATACCGTTGTAATCGATAGCCTGGCGATTAATGATGTCCGGATCGATACTGCTGCTTACACCTATTACTTTGACAATAATGATCCCAACCTTGATAACCTGGAAACAGGCGATATTCTTATCCTTTACGGGGTGGCCCTGAGACGGGTGACTTCAATTGATATGATCGGAGATGAAACCCGTGTTGA
The Bacteroidales bacterium genome window above contains:
- a CDS encoding fibrobacter succinogenes major paralogous domain-containing protein is translated as MKFIFFPFCCFTSVLFLLSCSHTIKDSDGNSYEKLKIGNQIWMAENLRVLHFRNGDDIPFARTDEEWVNFGMQGKPAWCYPDGNDKNADKQGLLYNWYAVTDPRGLAPKGWHVTTDDEWTAMINLLGGSVKSAMILRIDNRLDKENKVGSFNGLPSGCRNRSGVFYGSGSFGYWWSSTSNDEISAWLRVLNYPKCDINFMTYEKIYGASVRCIKN
- a CDS encoding VCBS repeat-containing protein → MPKHKTTNRKNSITKNIISVILVLAIIIGLPVVILNLQAKRSGITVKEVLHRITNRTGQKKEADIETAKGAKIDFLKPMPVGDAITQPPLISNLTVTDLDGDSLQDIIICDALSNTISWIRQYPLNTYKEKVLASGFIAPAHVQVSDFDGDGDKDIMVAVLGLLFPSNDKIGTVLVLENKGDCTFIKHNVADKIARVSDVRAGDLDGDGDMDLAVAQFGYDDGETRWIENLGNWKFESHILQHLSGGINVELSDIDKDGDLDILSLISQEWEEIYLFVNDGKGNFTTKLIFGSSNEDFGSSGIYLSDLDRDNDLDILYTNGDAFDYIPPQGRPWHGVQWLENKGDLVFEFHRLCNFIGAYNARPIDIDQDGDLDLFAVSAFNLWDKPESMSMIWLENNGKQQFTEHDITNNPTHVITLEMADFNKDGLMDFVTGGMHAYPPYDRMSRVTVWLNNGNLKR
- a CDS encoding 4Fe-4S binding protein, whose translation is MKKLFIPLVGILVAFIGQFFTVQPAGRHITVTSFRYGKEPSVIRCHRGDTLHLNFKTRDTGHSFYLEEFDVDAKVSPSRDDVSVFSVSNPSMAPVDTREVILVAHHPGIQNYLVSRSNYRCHVWCGPMHAFEQGKLIILPNTLLLFSLGCLAAVLFLWIYGFFRKPSLKLVSGGTDNGRDLLKSKFIRNLVVSRWPQFILTILAMVMIYIVILTTALGTKVSGRNLGVLLMWAVWLFVLVAVLTPLFGRIWCTICPLPFFGDWFQRHTFFGPDNGNEGKRHGLWIKWPERLSNEWPKLFVFMVFATFSTTLVAVPFASGVTVFLLLLVPTVLALIWEHRAFCRYLCPVSVFVGPFSRTSKIVLHSRSGSVCSKCRKKSCKNGSDYGWACPYGLDAGKIEEGSDCGLCLECTRSCAYDNVTIYTRPFANELSTRSLAQAWQTIAIFALSIVYSILYEGHWPGIRDFINIIDKKNWDLFGIYSVIMWVFVLLIVPALVWLAAEAGIRLSEKDSGRKITFLHFSGSLLPLGLMLWISFVIPMLFVNVTFIEQSLSDPFGWGWDFFGTANIPWHQLIPQYIPWIQAIAILTGLFLSLRNLQRSFENHDLKPMTELKLLLPMGLFLTAVAVAAVVFYTN
- a CDS encoding ATP-dependent helicase gives rise to the protein MSLLKRIFGKPEGKNEKLVPVSPVQQDGQEEDDPRSFLDVISDFASQVNESKHQSYGGEMHGELPDLKAHDFPEALMPEDTIRKINELRLIIRSIESRPVSDTEITLSRPYKINYTAELNRAQLEAVTSINGPVLVIAGAGSGKTRVIVYRVAYMIENGVFPQDILLLTFTRKAAAEMIGRVQEILKENSVQKIFGGTFHSFSNYVLRKYANMLNLSSNFTIIDTEDSADTIDLIKSELKMVKKDKAFPKKHRIQDIISSSRNRNLTIRYVIENEFSGLNDFIPQIELIAQAYEKYKKICNLFDYDDLMDVLRDSLRDNLQFRIKMQQEYKYIMVDEYQDTNVVQKEIVELLTGRQQNVMIVGDDAQSIYSFRGANYENILRFPQQYPDCRVIKIEENYRSNQNILDFTNDIIRNAHIGYKKKLYSRIARQGLPFVKKFYDQQTEADYIVTKILEFREKGISLNQVAVLVRAFWHARYIEIELNRRGIPYVAVGGLAFNERKHVKDIISYLRIVQNPYDAVAWHRILKYLPGVGLITARKIIERINAEKQFTISSFENSKFAEGLKELTSMLNKASRPELSVSARIEIIKEYYSPILQATEHDYQVRLLDIDVLIDLSLKYESLNRFLTDFALDPPSKKFGDRSTPLIDETEDKPLTISTIHSAKGLEWYAVIIPHALDGLLPSVRALKNIEELEEERRLFYVACSRAKQELLITMPSYVATYQGFLSYPSRFLVEIEKGKYSYE
- a CDS encoding energy transducer TonB, giving the protein MRLIVITIILFNLAGACITNPDKSVSLVVSDSISLTDTVKAPDDFIIDTTYGHSNDTVYMFCENMPEFPGGQDAFESYLRKTIRYPKSAANEGYEGRVIARFVISSEGKPEEVSIKRSVRKDMDDECIRALSGMPSWKSGTINGKPVAVSFGVSIRFLHKRKDNLNGIYILP